Within the Leptogranulimonas caecicola genome, the region GCGGGCAATTCCATGCGCGCGCGTTTCTCGCAATGGAGCCTATCTGGGGCTATCGTGGGGGTATCATTATGGCTTATCCTCTGGCGGCTGCGGTAGGAAAAGGCAAATGCAAACGCTACCAAGAAGGGGGCGCCTATGAAAACGCAAAACATCGTGCTGGCTGGAGGGTGCTTCTGGGGCACCGAGGCCTATATGAAAAAGCTCCCCGGCGTGCTGGGCACCCAAGTGGGCTACGCCAATAGTCAGGTAGAAAACCCAAGCTACCAGCAGGTATGTACAGGGACTACCCATGCAGCAGAGGCTGTGAAGGTGACCTACGATCCTCAAGTCATCTCGCTGCCGTTGCTGCTAGAAGCCTACTTTCAAACCATCGATCCCACCTCGCTCAATCAACAAGGAAATGATCGCGGCACCCAGTATCGCACGGGCATCTACTGGACCGATCCTCAGGACGAGGCCGTCGTAACCTCGGAGCTCCTCAAGCTCTGGCGCCGTATCGGCAAGCCTTTGCGCGTCGAAGCGCAACCATTAATAAACTTCTATCCGGCCGAAGACTACCACCAAGACTATCTGGCCGCTAATCCCCAAGGCTATTGTCACGTAAACCTCTCTGATGCCGAGAAGTTCGTAGCCTCCCATGCTGCAGACTTTGTGCTGGTGGCCCAACACTATCAAAAGCCGGAGCAGGCTCAGCTAGAAGCCGCCCTGGATCCTGCTACCTATCAGGTAACCCAGCAAGCTGCCACAGAGCCCGCATTCTCCCATCCTTATGATCACTTGTTTGATGAGGGTATCTACGTTGATGCCGTGACTGGCGAACCCCTCTTCTCTTCCCGCGACAAGTTTGACTCCGGGTGTGGATGGCCGGCTTTTTCTCGGCCTATTGCTCAGAGCGCCCTGGCAGAGCAGGTAGATACTTCGCTGAGGGGGATCCCGCGAGTAGAAGTGCGCAGCAGCGTCGGCTCCAGCCATCTGGGGCATGTCTTTGATGACGGCCCGCAAGAGCTGGGAGGGCAGCGCTACTGCATCAATGGGGCAGCGCTGCGCTTTGTGCCCAGGGACCAAATGGAAGCAGAAGGGTACGGATACCTGCTCTCAGAGCTTTAAGGGCGCCTATGACTGGCGGGAGGTGCCTTTTGGCTGCACGGGCTGGATTTCTATGAGAGGATCATCCTGACAACAAGTTCCCTAAACCAAGGGAAACGGCGAGAGCCGTGCCGGCCATGAACGTCCGCCGTGAAAAGGGTGTGCTGTCCATGGTTCGCTGACTTCCTTGATGCGCCGATAAGAAACGGAATGTCTCTTAGAGTTTCTGATATTTGGTCAAAGGCCACAAGTTGAGGGATGTAGGCTCCACGTTTTTGTAGAGCCTACATCCCTCACGCTCGAGACGTCGCAAAAGGATTCGAAGCAAAAGGCTTAGTGGTCGTTCATGTTGAAGGCGTTCTTCATGCCCACCGTGCGCTGGTCGAGCACGGTACCCAAAAGGTCGCGGGTCTGGTGTTGGATCTTATCGGTAAGGGCTTGATTTGCTGTCTCGAGAAGCTGGTGAACCTGAGGATCGTCGGTGGAGTCCAGGTCCACCTTGCCTTCTTGGGCAAGTGCTTGCAGCTGGGCATCGGTCTCGCGAAGCGATTGGTAGCCTTGGGCCATGGTGTTCAGGCGATAGGCCTGGATGGACTCGTAGCTCTCAAAGAACTGGGGATCTGCAAGGCCGGCGACTAGGCGGTTGTTCCAATAGAGGCTGTCGGTGGTCACCTGGGCCGGGGTGTCCAAGTAGGCAG harbors:
- the msrA gene encoding peptide-methionine (S)-S-oxide reductase MsrA; this translates as MKTQNIVLAGGCFWGTEAYMKKLPGVLGTQVGYANSQVENPSYQQVCTGTTHAAEAVKVTYDPQVISLPLLLEAYFQTIDPTSLNQQGNDRGTQYRTGIYWTDPQDEAVVTSELLKLWRRIGKPLRVEAQPLINFYPAEDYHQDYLAANPQGYCHVNLSDAEKFVASHAADFVLVAQHYQKPEQAQLEAALDPATYQVTQQAATEPAFSHPYDHLFDEGIYVDAVTGEPLFSSRDKFDSGCGWPAFSRPIAQSALAEQVDTSLRGIPRVEVRSSVGSSHLGHVFDDGPQELGGQRYCINGAALRFVPRDQMEAEGYGYLLSEL